The DNA window ACGCTCTCGTAGAACTCCCAGGAGATCCCGTCCAGCACCAGGTGCTGAGGCGTATCGAGTAGCGAGGCTGCCGGCAAGGTCACCATGACATGCGATTGTAGCGTGGGAGCCGTAGGGTACGTCGTCCAAAATGCTCGGCGTTGGGTCCTCTTGCGGTGAAAAGGCACTCCCACACTCAACTACTCCCCCAGCGCCGCCCGCTTCTCCCGCACGGGCACCGCCTGCCCGCGCATCGAATCGTTCCGCCGAAGCGCCTCGGCCGACATCAGCTGGCGGGCCTGAGCTATTACGCGGTCCCACTGAAACGCCGGGCCGGGGTCCTGCTTGTTGTGCTGCACGTGGTAGTGACCGAGCACGCCGGTGTAGGCGCGCCACTGCGCATCCGTAAGGTCGGTTGTGATCAGTCGGCCGCCGGTGTCTTTGGGATAGTCGACGGTGATGCGAGGGAAGACCGTCCCCAGCGCCGCCACCAGCCGGGTGAGCGAGGCGTACTGCTGAGGCGTCAGGTCGTACTGGCGATAGGTCACGCCATGGATCGGGCCGGCGACCATCTCGTTGCGGTCGGGCCGAAGGATCGCCGACTTGTCGCGGACGCCGCCGTCGCCGAGCCGTTTCGGAATCGTGAGCACCGTTCGGCCGTCGGGGCCCTTCGCGTACCACTCCTTCAGCGGCACGGGATTGGTGTACGCACCCATGTTGGCGATCTCGATGCCGATCGACCGGGGGTTGGCCTTGGTGGCGTGAAAGGTGCGCTCCTGCAGATCGCACGTCTGGTAGATGGTGCCGTCGAGATCGAGCATGAAATGCACGCTGAGCCCGCGCTGCTCATGCAGTACCTTGAAGCACGACCGGCTCGTGCCGGCGACGTCGTAATGCAGCACGAATTGATCGACCTTCTGCTGCAACAGCGGAAGCGGCCAACCGCCGGTCTGTACCTGTTTCAGCTCTGCATCGGACAAGGTCTGCTCGCGCGTGCCGATGCGGGGCGTCGCGGGGTCTTTGAGATTTGGGGCGATGCGGTACGCGTTGTACCCGCCCGGATCGGTCCAGAGGACGACGGGAGCGCCGATACGAAAGAGCTTGCCGGCGGCGACGATCTCGTCGCCCTGGCGGGGCGCGGCAGGCGTACGCGACACGGATGTATCCGCGGGTCGCGACGCGCTGCACCCGCCAATCGCCACGACGGCCAGCAACGCCAGCATCGTCCAAAAGTGCCGCCAGGGTTGCGAACTTGGATTCATGGGTTCCCGCCGTTCTCGGCAAGTCGTTCGAACACAGTCAGTGCGCCATCCATGCGGAACGGCTCGGCTTGACGAGTGTCGCGTGGCACTTATCGCACTGCCAGGCGTCGGTGGTATCGCCAGATCCGACGACAACCTGGTCCTCGAGCTTGTGCCTTCCACGCCGATGAAACCAGAGGTGTCGAAACGACGATCCTCCCAGAATAAAGCCGATGATGGATGTCCGCACGCTGGCCGAGCCGGGGGCCATCGCTCCGCCGCAGAGCGGGCAGATGACGGCGTCTGACGACTGTGCTTTGACCG is part of the Humisphaera borealis genome and encodes:
- a CDS encoding N-acetylmuramoyl-L-alanine amidase, producing the protein MNPSSQPWRHFWTMLALLAVVAIGGCSASRPADTSVSRTPAAPRQGDEIVAAGKLFRIGAPVVLWTDPGGYNAYRIAPNLKDPATPRIGTREQTLSDAELKQVQTGGWPLPLLQQKVDQFVLHYDVAGTSRSCFKVLHEQRGLSVHFMLDLDGTIYQTCDLQERTFHATKANPRSIGIEIANMGAYTNPVPLKEWYAKGPDGRTVLTIPKRLGDGGVRDKSAILRPDRNEMVAGPIHGVTYRQYDLTPQQYASLTRLVAALGTVFPRITVDYPKDTGGRLITTDLTDAQWRAYTGVLGHYHVQHNKQDPGPAFQWDRVIAQARQLMSAEALRRNDSMRGQAVPVREKRAALGE